The DNA window AGGTCTGTTTAGCGTCTTGAGTGCAAGAGTTATGTCGTGGAACACCATGGGACGACCCTTCCCGGACAACTCGATGGGATTTGCAACGAGCAGCTCAGTGTCAGGGCCACGGTTGATCAATGCTAATCTCAGTGGACGGCTCAGCTCCACCTGAAGATGAGTGCTCAACGAATTCTGTCTGCTGGGGTCGACTATCTTCTTACCATCTACTTGCATGATAAACAAGTCGAGCTCGCACTCTGTGCTTCCTTTCCTTGTCAGGCGTCCATACGAGACATGGATGTCACAGTCCTTGAGAGTTCTCATCACGTCGTATAAAAGGCCTTTGTGGTCCCGGCAAACGATTTGGACTAGCGTGTGAGAGGGACTCAACAAGTTATCCATGGTGATCGAGGGGCACTTAAAGGCGATGGGGTCGTCTTCGTTTGGATTCAGCAGCATATCCTCGGTGATTCCATACGAAAGAAACGAGGGCCCTTGAGAAGACGATGTGATTTCGGGCCCCACCCTTTCTATGCTGCAGCTGATGGCCCCATCCCCCAAAACAGCTTTTAAATGGTCACATGTGTCCTCCTTTCTCTTCTTTGTATGCAGAAGCTCTCTGATTCAAGTACAATAATTCAAGAATCTAAATCACTCTCAATAAAGTTATATGTTAAAAGTTCAAAATTGAAGAAAAGTTGGAAAATTATTGCAATCATCATAAATATGAGAGCAAATAAATCCTACAAGACTGTAAATTTTGCAACCTCGAGTCGGTTATAAAGAAGAGGTCCATGACTTTTCCATCTGGAGTCGTTGACACTTTCACTCTCTTTATCGTAAGCTCGAGCTCACAGAGAACCCCCGTTACATCTGCCAAAGAAACTCGATGGATCAAGATACTTCAAATCCAACAATGCAGCAGAAAGTAAGTATAAAATCACATCAAGAAGAATCGCGTTCCAAAAAACTACACCAGCAGGGCAATGGAGCCAAGATTCGAAAAAAACGAGTTACCATGCAGAAGGCCCCTTCTGTCAAAGCAACAGAACTTCAAGAGGTACACATCCGGGGGCTTGGGTGGGCTCAGCTGCCTATCGTATGAAATCCCGTTAGCCAACAGAAAAGAAGGGCACACCCCCATCAATCTATTTTTCAACAAGCTCCATCGCGTGCTCGGTCTCCCCACCACCCAGAACACTATGTAGCACCATTTCCCATCGGTCGATACATCTACATTTTAAATACAAATATCAGAACCAAACTCAGTCATCTCAACACAAACAAAGAACAGATAAACAAGAAACAAAACAGAGAGTGTGATTTCATCAAATAACTCATGAAACCTCAACTTAGTTAAGTTGTTAGGAACCAAAATCTGTCATCTTCAATAACAATGAACCACATCATGAGATTCAAACACGTTTAGTGAGTCCAAAGAAGAGTCGAACTAGACCATCTCACAACTATGACCAAATGAAGAAATTGGAGAGAATCACACTACCATAAAGCAGCTACTAACATAATGCATCATCTTAATCGTCAGCATCAATCTTGAACAAATACACACAGTTTTAACAAACTAAAAGACACAAACAAAATGCATCTAAACAAGAAACGAAACAAAGAATAGTATGATTTCATCAAATACCTCTTGAAACCTCAACTTAGTTATGTTAGTAGGAAACAAAATCTGTCACATCCAATAACAATGAaccaaatcatgagtcggaaGAAGAGTCAAGCTCAACCATCTATGACCTAATCAAGAAATTGgggagaatcacttccattaaGCAGCTACTAACACAATGCATCATCTCAACTATCAACACCAATCTTGAACAAATACAGACAACAGTAACAAACTCAAAGACAAAAAACAGAGTATGATTTCATCAAATAACTCTTGAAATGAAGTTAGTAGGAATCAAAATCTGTCAGATCCATTACAATGAACCAAATCATGAACTTCAAACACATACAGATTCTAACAACAGTGAGACCAAAGAAGTGTCAAACTCAACCATCTATCTCACAACTATGACCTAATTAACAAATTGGGGAAAGTCACTTCCATAAAACAGCTACTAACACAATGTATAATCTCAATTGTCAATACCAACCTTGAACAAATATAAACAATAGTAAACACAAACAAGCTGCATATAAACAAGAAACAAAACAGAGTATAATCTCCCATCAGTCCATCACACATCATCAAAAAACTCACAAAAACAATAGTCAGCAACATCAATGAACCAAATCATGATCTTCAATCACATACCGATTCTAACAACAGTGAGCCCAAAGAAGAGGATTATGCGGCAAAGATCACACCCTAAACCAGTCTTATCCGGACAATTCACAGTTATCACACTAGGCTCCTCTTCCCTCTCCGACTGACTGATCATCACAGCATCATCGCATACTATCCCCATCCCCCTCAACCCAACTCCCCACcaataaaaatcaaatctttatcCCTATTAAACACAAACAAACTTGCTATTTCCGAAAATGGGAACAAGGCAGTTTCACTCCACCAATCCCCAACCACAAAATAAAGCAAGAAATCTATGCCCTTTTCGCAGAGATACGAGCTGGGGGTTGATCTGTCGATGTCTTTCACACCCTTTTTGCTATATATGTATAGGCAAGAGGGGGCGAGTGGAAAAGTAGTTGTTTTCGGAGTAAAAGGTTTTTCATTA is part of the Salvia splendens isolate huo1 chromosome 22, SspV2, whole genome shotgun sequence genome and encodes:
- the LOC121788035 gene encoding ACT domain-containing protein ACR10-like, giving the protein MGIVCDDAVMISQSEREEEPSVITVNCPDKTGLGCDLCRIILFFGLTVVRIDVSTDGKWCYIVFWVVGRPSTRWSLLKNRLMGVCPSFLLANGISYDRQLSPPKPPDVYLLKFCCFDRRGLLHDVTGVLCELELTIKRVKVSTTPDGKVMDLFFITDSRELLHTKKRKEDTCDHLKAVLGDGAISCSIERVGPEITSSSQGPSFLSYGITEDMLLNPNEDDPIAFKCPSITMDNLLSPSHTLVQIVCRDHKGLLYDVMRTLKDCDIHVSYGRLTRKGSTECELDLFIMQVDGKKIVDPSRQNSLSTHLQVELSRPLRLALINRGPDTELLVANPIELSGKGRPMVFHDITLALKTLNRPIFSAEIARHGIGGREWEIYRVLLDEGENGCASKKEIEETVWRMLMSWE